TGATTGTCCCCCTTTGGGTGAATTTTCTTCAAAAGGTTTGAGGTAACACCTCAAACCTTTTTTATTTATAGTGTTAATATTCAATATAATATAAATTCTATTTGAAATTCTTATTGCGCAGTTAAATAGCTGCATTTATATTTGCAGTCAAATAACTGCAAATGGAATTAAGAAGAGACGTTTTTCAGGCCATAGCCGACCCTACACGGAGGGCAATTATTACGTTGGTGGCCATTAATGCAATGACTCCGGGAGCCATTGCTGATAATTTTGACTCATCAAGGCAAACCATATCCAAGCACATACAAATACTTACCGAATGTGAGCTGCTAAGGCAGGAGCAGAGCGGCAGGGAGATTTATTATCACCTGAATGCCTTAAAGATGAAAGAGATAGCAGATTTTATTGAGCCATTCCGCAATATGTGGGACGACAGGTTTAATACATTAGAAAGCATTATGAAAAACTATAAACCAAAGAATTAATACACATGGAACGCAAAACAAAAGTGCATGCCGAAACCAACAGGCAAGAGTTAATAGTAACAAGAGAATTTGATTTGCCCGTAAACCTGCTATTTAAAGCATATATAGAGCCTGAAATAGTGGAACAATGGATGGGAACCAAAGTGGTGAGGCTGGAATGTAAACGGCACGGCAGTTATCAATACATTACTACTGACCCTATGGGCAATCAACACGGGTTTAACGGCACAATACACGAGTTTGAGCCTGACCAAAAAATTACCCGCACGTTTGAGATGGAAAACACCCCTTTCCCTGTGCAACTTGAGTTTTTTACGTTTGAGGCGTTAACAGAAAATACCAGTAAACTAACCATGCAAATTGTATATAAATCAGTGGAACACAGGGACGCGATGCTGAAACTACCATTTGCTCAAGGAATTAATATGGCTCACAACCGATTGCAAGAAATAGTTAACAACATAAAATAAACCCTCATGAAAAAATCACACAAAATAATTTATTGGATAGCAACAGTTTGGCTGTCGCTTGGTATGGTATCTACAGGCATTGTACAATTGATGAAAATGCAGGAAGAAATAGATAATTTTAACAGTTTAGGTTATCCATTATACCTAATGACCATTATAGGCGCATGGAAAATTGCCGGGGTAGTGGCGGTGCTACTGCCAAAGCTTCCGGTATTGAAAGAATGGGCCTATGCGGGTTTCTTTTTTGCCATGTCGGGAGCATTAATTTCGCACATTGCCGTAGGGCACGGAGGTTTACAGG
The DNA window shown above is from Bacteroidota bacterium and carries:
- a CDS encoding ATPase; this encodes MERKTKVHAETNRQELIVTREFDLPVNLLFKAYIEPEIVEQWMGTKVVRLECKRHGSYQYITTDPMGNQHGFNGTIHEFEPDQKITRTFEMENTPFPVQLEFFTFEALTENTSKLTMQIVYKSVEHRDAMLKLPFAQGINMAHNRLQEIVNNIK
- a CDS encoding DoxX family protein, with amino-acid sequence MKKSHKIIYWIATVWLSLGMVSTGIVQLMKMQEEIDNFNSLGYPLYLMTIIGAWKIAGVVAVLLPKLPVLKEWAYAGFFFAMSGALISHIAVGHGGLQVFGPALLLVLTVVSWYFRPADRKTSATNV
- a CDS encoding winged helix-turn-helix transcriptional regulator produces the protein MELRRDVFQAIADPTRRAIITLVAINAMTPGAIADNFDSSRQTISKHIQILTECELLRQEQSGREIYYHLNALKMKEIADFIEPFRNMWDDRFNTLESIMKNYKPKN